A portion of the uncultured Draconibacterium sp. genome contains these proteins:
- a CDS encoding outer membrane beta-barrel protein produces the protein MDVRRLLLFCLLLVVSTFAAKAQLIGFRLAANSGMHISELGNSDVPHPDALLLSPPTSSEKFTPQLSAGFEGEVLFQVTEKTYFGVELDYSHLKGFNDDPPVFNYFLTPYFQYYQDEFYITPLEYNTRLFNLAVNYKYFFMPDKTFTPFVKLTGVVAFVRTDLMYRELPDPDLEWNILYSRGTKNSEQDSWPAFHIGGGIGFDYAISDKLLVEVDGTFTVLNSGIIDGVPNFTYEQEEGVDLLRYNRRLSLTAQVSAGFVYLLEIGGGRRGSGGRVDPSLPFYRNKN, from the coding sequence ATGGATGTAAGAAGATTGCTATTATTTTGTTTGCTGCTTGTTGTTTCAACGTTTGCTGCTAAGGCACAACTAATTGGATTCCGGTTAGCAGCCAATTCAGGTATGCATATTTCGGAGCTCGGAAATTCTGATGTTCCCCACCCCGATGCGTTATTGTTGTCGCCACCAACCAGCAGCGAAAAATTTACGCCACAACTATCGGCAGGTTTCGAGGGTGAAGTTTTATTTCAGGTTACCGAAAAAACTTATTTTGGGGTAGAGCTGGATTATTCTCACCTCAAAGGATTTAACGATGATCCGCCTGTTTTTAATTATTTTCTGACTCCTTACTTTCAGTACTACCAGGATGAGTTTTATATTACTCCGCTTGAATACAACACGCGTTTGTTTAACCTGGCCGTTAATTACAAATACTTCTTTATGCCCGACAAAACTTTTACACCTTTTGTAAAACTTACCGGTGTTGTAGCGTTTGTAAGAACGGATTTAATGTACCGCGAATTACCCGATCCGGATTTGGAATGGAATATTTTGTACTCGAGAGGAACAAAAAACAGCGAGCAGGATAGTTGGCCGGCGTTTCATATTGGCGGCGGAATTGGTTTTGATTATGCGATTAGTGATAAATTACTCGTTGAAGTTGACGGAACATTTACGGTTCTGAATTCAGGAATTATTGATGGAGTTCCGAATTTTACGTACGAGCAGGAAGAAGGTGTTGATTTGCTGAGATATAACCGTCGTTTGTCGTTAACAGCTCAGGTAAGTGCCGGCTTTGTTTATTTGCTGGAAATTGGTGGTGGCAGACGAGGCAGCGGAGGTCGGGTAGACCCGAGCTTACCGTTCTATCGAAACAAAAATTAG
- a CDS encoding efflux RND transporter permease subunit: MKKLTQFSVDYPVTVLMVVLGVLLLGYISYDKLGVDLFPDLNSPRIFVEVTSGERPPEEMEQQFVENIEALAIRQSDVIQVTSSSRVGSAQITVEYAWNKDMDEAFLDLQKALNTLTQNSDIDELQITQHDPNTTPVMIIGLKHNEITNMNELRKVAENYVRNELVRLEGVAEVEISGQEESEIVIETDIYRLDAQGLTMDEVASRIQNFNRNVSGGQITDMGTQYIVKGVSMLQTVEDFENLIVGYKAVSSTETTTTTNQNRVAMAPVYLKDVAAVSIGNKEPTNIVHINGERCLGLSIYKETKFNTVNAVEQINEALVDIEKALPGYELIGVTNQGRFISSAIGEVQETALLGILLAIVVLFVFLRRFGTTLIVSVAIPISIVATFNLMYFNHLTINIMTLGGLALGAGMLVDNAIVVLENIFRNHENGMSVKDAAINGTAEVGGAITASTLTTIIVFLPIVYLHGASGELFKDQAWTVAFSLLSSLVVAIFLIPMMYHRFYRNKKSPMKSKSVKVGGYGRFLSKVIDAKWMVIIIATVAIGGAALLIPQIGTEFMPKTQTHELTVNLKLQEGTELERTESTVRNLEGILMDYLGDNLDKIYSQAGPSSSISGDQNAVFEGENTAELKVILKPESTISTESIVKTLDQLTANIEGLEVSFSQEESALQSILGTDEAPVVVEVRGEELDEIERVVNQVKEKMQGVNGLFNIQTSIEDGAPEVEIHVDRMRAGMYNVDISSVITQMQDQLQGKDAGELERSGEMQDITIKVPEKSIDEIGSLIITSGDQVFRLSEIADISYGVSPKEIFRRNQNRIGKVTAQLEDGIPLDHVANDIRLQTASIDLLPDYRIMVTGEEEKRQESLTNLTFALLLSIVLVYMVLASQFESLIHPFTILLTIPLAVVGSVLIFFILGKTFNIMAIIGVIMLVGIAVNDSIILVDRINQLIREGVERKQAILQAGQQRIRPIVMTSLTTILALLPLTIGFGESASLRSPMALAVVGGLVTSTLLTLIVIPCVYDVLDRVRSVFVKEKKLAVSDN, from the coding sequence ATGAAAAAATTAACGCAATTTTCTGTCGATTACCCGGTTACCGTTTTAATGGTGGTGCTTGGCGTTTTGTTGCTGGGCTACATTTCGTACGATAAATTGGGGGTCGATCTCTTTCCCGATCTGAATTCGCCCCGCATTTTTGTGGAAGTGACTTCGGGCGAGCGACCTCCGGAAGAAATGGAGCAGCAGTTTGTTGAAAACATCGAAGCTCTTGCCATTCGCCAGTCCGACGTAATTCAGGTAACATCTTCTTCACGGGTAGGATCGGCACAAATAACAGTAGAATACGCCTGGAATAAAGATATGGATGAAGCTTTTCTCGACCTGCAAAAGGCCTTGAATACGCTTACCCAAAACTCTGATATTGACGAACTGCAGATCACTCAACACGATCCGAACACGACTCCGGTAATGATAATTGGGCTGAAGCACAACGAAATTACCAACATGAACGAGCTGCGTAAAGTTGCTGAAAACTACGTGAGAAACGAGTTGGTTCGTTTGGAAGGCGTAGCCGAGGTAGAAATATCGGGACAGGAAGAGAGTGAAATAGTTATTGAAACCGATATTTACCGGCTTGATGCGCAGGGTCTGACCATGGATGAGGTGGCGTCGCGCATTCAGAATTTTAACCGCAACGTTTCAGGTGGACAAATCACCGATATGGGCACACAATACATTGTAAAAGGTGTATCGATGTTGCAAACCGTTGAGGATTTTGAGAATCTGATTGTTGGTTATAAAGCTGTAAGCAGCACCGAAACAACTACAACTACCAATCAAAACCGGGTTGCAATGGCTCCGGTTTATTTAAAAGATGTGGCTGCGGTTTCTATCGGTAATAAAGAACCAACCAACATTGTTCACATAAATGGCGAACGTTGTTTGGGGCTTTCCATTTATAAAGAAACAAAATTCAATACGGTAAATGCGGTTGAGCAAATTAACGAAGCATTGGTTGATATTGAAAAAGCACTTCCGGGCTACGAATTAATTGGCGTAACCAATCAGGGCCGCTTTATCAGCAGTGCGATTGGCGAAGTGCAGGAAACTGCTTTGCTGGGTATTTTGCTGGCAATTGTTGTTTTATTTGTTTTCCTGCGCCGATTCGGAACTACACTGATTGTTAGTGTTGCTATACCAATCTCGATTGTGGCCACTTTCAACCTAATGTATTTCAACCATCTCACAATAAATATTATGACTTTGGGAGGGCTCGCGCTGGGTGCGGGTATGCTGGTTGATAATGCCATTGTGGTTCTTGAAAATATTTTCCGAAACCACGAAAACGGCATGAGTGTAAAAGATGCGGCAATTAACGGAACTGCCGAAGTTGGCGGGGCAATTACAGCATCAACGCTTACAACAATCATCGTTTTCTTACCGATTGTTTATTTACACGGTGCTTCAGGTGAGTTATTTAAAGATCAGGCCTGGACGGTAGCATTCTCGCTACTTTCGTCGTTGGTAGTGGCCATCTTTTTAATCCCTATGATGTACCACCGGTTCTATCGCAACAAAAAATCTCCGATGAAATCAAAATCGGTAAAAGTTGGCGGTTATGGCCGTTTCTTATCAAAAGTAATCGATGCCAAGTGGATGGTAATAATTATCGCAACCGTAGCGATTGGTGGAGCGGCATTGCTTATTCCGCAAATCGGTACCGAATTTATGCCAAAAACTCAAACGCACGAGCTTACTGTTAATCTGAAATTGCAGGAAGGAACAGAGTTAGAGCGCACCGAATCGACAGTGAGAAATCTGGAAGGTATTTTAATGGATTACCTGGGCGATAATTTAGATAAAATTTATTCGCAGGCTGGTCCGTCTTCAAGTATCTCGGGCGATCAAAATGCTGTTTTCGAAGGTGAAAATACAGCAGAGCTGAAAGTTATACTTAAACCTGAATCAACTATTTCAACCGAAAGTATTGTAAAAACTCTTGATCAGTTAACGGCTAATATCGAGGGACTTGAAGTTAGCTTCTCACAGGAAGAAAGTGCACTTCAGTCGATTCTTGGAACCGATGAAGCTCCTGTTGTGGTTGAGGTTCGTGGCGAAGAACTGGATGAAATTGAACGGGTTGTTAACCAGGTGAAAGAAAAAATGCAGGGAGTTAACGGACTTTTCAATATTCAAACATCCATTGAAGATGGTGCACCGGAGGTGGAAATTCATGTTGACCGTATGCGCGCCGGAATGTACAATGTTGATATCAGCAGTGTAATTACACAAATGCAGGATCAGTTGCAGGGTAAAGATGCTGGCGAACTGGAACGTAGTGGCGAAATGCAGGATATTACAATTAAAGTTCCCGAGAAAAGTATCGATGAAATCGGTTCATTGATAATCACATCGGGCGACCAGGTTTTCCGATTAAGCGAAATAGCCGATATTAGTTACGGCGTATCGCCAAAAGAAATTTTCAGAAGGAATCAAAACCGTATAGGAAAAGTTACAGCACAGTTGGAAGACGGTATTCCGTTGGATCACGTGGCAAACGATATTCGATTGCAAACAGCAAGTATTGATCTATTACCTGATTACCGAATCATGGTAACGGGTGAAGAAGAAAAACGCCAGGAATCGTTGACTAACCTCACTTTTGCCTTGCTGCTTTCGATTGTGTTGGTATATATGGTGCTGGCTTCTCAGTTCGAGTCGCTTATTCACCCGTTTACCATTCTGTTAACTATTCCGCTGGCAGTTGTGGGTAGTGTTCTCATCTTCTTTATTCTCGGAAAAACGTTCAACATAATGGCCATTATAGGGGTGATTATGTTGGTGGGTATTGCCGTAAACGACTCGATCATTCTGGTCGACCGGATCAATCAGCTCATCCGTGAAGGAGTGGAACGAAAACAAGCTATTCTGCAAGCCGGACAGCAACGTATACGGCCAATTGTAATGACCAGTTTAACAACCATATTAGCCCTTTTACCACTTACCATAGGTTTTGGCGAAAGTGCATCGCTGCGTTCGCCAATGGCACTGGCAGTGGTTGGCGGTTTGGTAACTTCAACTTTACTTACGCTTATTGTAATCCCTTGTGTTTACGATGTTTTAGATAGGGTGAGGAGTGTTTTTGTGAAAGAGAAAAAGCTGGCAGTTTCTGATAATTAA
- a CDS encoding efflux RND transporter permease subunit, whose product MKFIINRKIFISMLFLGLTMLGYISYKQLPVELMPNAELPMLFVQIQSRIEVDPSYLENQAVIPVEGAIGTMEGIEDMESFINNRSASIQVNFKQNVNFKYTFLKLQEKIDLIAEELDDNFVVTVNRVDLDQLTNQFMELQIRGSGGVDRVRNIVDQEVTAQMENIDGVASVSVYGGKERSIEVTYDAGACEAYGITPAQIQSAISGNSTNRTFTGYLHDAQKQYFVHVTAEYDKVSDIENIVVADGPIYLKDVADVFFGVKEETSISRINGLDAVSMSLVSDSQANLIELSHNVQEEIAELNRKLAAKDVQIVVQTNLAETMEKNIDQIIDLALVGGLLAIFVLWMFLKNLRIVSFIALAIPISVFTAFNLFYAFNISLNSLTLVGLVLAIGMLLDNSIVVLENIYRLSGNKVSPEQAVTQGTKEVWRSIVAATLTTVTVFLPFVFSTDYMVKLLGNHVGVSIISTLIVSLFVALLLIPMAAHLLLRGKRQHNVFYEKVTTNNRIIQIYILLLKASMRVPARTIIGALVFFFLTVFIVLAISVTNLQEVEEEQFNVYVTMPTGTTLEATDKVVADVESRLEDIAEKQDLSANIEAEEAILTFILREDYKDIDDRTIAEIKNDVEERIGNVSQGEVSLEAPTSSASFRGGGGGRSGTQGFQQFMGIGSNQERVVIKGENFEVMKGVAEDLLYYIEDLESIRRANISVSNNRPEVHMYFNQMLLTEYGITLQNIMSELGTFTREFTSGVNFKQGTDEYEIVIKEKLPDGVDEEDDTKGIEDLRRLQVSNAQGATYDMDELADMVYAEGMASVTRVNQEKQIELTYSFVDEASESNDLLEAYRLEIDDIIGAYKLPSGVAVEVIHEEDQYAEFKFLIAAAFILILMILASVFESVSTPFVLIFSIPLAAIGSFLALIFTGNSLFNANTLMGFIILIGVVVNNGIILIDYTNILRKRGFRKSRALMAAGLSRVRPILITAITTIVALFPLAMGQAEYVGAIGAPFAITVIGGLALSTLLTLVFIPTLYAGMENALDWIKSLHLGLKLGMLAVFILGAIFIYLKVDSFVWQLLDFVLLIVLVPGVVAFTMTSLRQASEKVVDENEPIRIKVQRLVKIYDRDSRFMREWKSGLKIRERAGLTKDYKHLRDFSDLIWQVPLFIFVTYFTFFYIESHLWMWVLSHGVFFFLFLLRVPLNQVLINKYEATGKTFYLKLNKWIYNTLFWIVPLVFLFYFFRDWDNLGMVIFIAIIWYILLVFYATAEYIHNKDVNIARIEGRFGGLRRGYFNMVRQIPVIGKRKKPFRALNGVTLEIKTGMFGLLGPNGAGKSTMMRIITGVLEQSYGKIWINGMDTQKYREELQGLIGYLPQAFGTYENMSAWEFLDYQAILKGIKDTKTREDRLEYVLKSVHMWERRKDKIGAFSGGMKQRIGIAQILLNLPRILVVDEPTAGLDPRERIRFRNLLVELSRERIVIFSTHIIEDISSSCNQVAVINRGNLKYFGTPNDMVNMGNNFVWQFSVPAKEFDNMANKQMIVHHMRDGENIKLRCLAKEKPAPDAVSVLPNLEDAYLCLLKDFV is encoded by the coding sequence ATGAAATTCATTATCAACAGAAAAATATTCATCAGTATGCTGTTTTTGGGATTAACCATGTTGGGTTATATCTCTTACAAACAGTTGCCGGTGGAACTCATGCCAAATGCCGAGCTCCCGATGCTGTTCGTACAGATTCAGTCGCGGATTGAGGTGGACCCGAGCTACCTGGAAAACCAGGCGGTTATTCCGGTTGAAGGAGCGATTGGGACAATGGAAGGCATTGAAGATATGGAGTCGTTTATTAACAACCGTTCGGCATCCATACAGGTAAATTTTAAACAGAACGTCAACTTTAAATACACTTTCCTGAAACTACAGGAAAAGATTGACCTCATTGCTGAGGAACTCGACGATAACTTCGTTGTAACAGTTAACCGTGTTGACCTCGATCAGCTCACCAACCAGTTTATGGAACTGCAAATTCGTGGAAGCGGAGGAGTTGATCGTGTGCGTAATATCGTTGACCAGGAAGTTACTGCCCAAATGGAAAACATCGACGGTGTGGCTTCGGTATCGGTTTACGGTGGTAAAGAGCGTTCGATTGAAGTAACATACGATGCAGGTGCCTGCGAGGCATACGGAATTACGCCGGCACAAATTCAGAGTGCTATCTCCGGCAATTCTACTAACCGAACATTTACCGGTTACCTGCACGATGCGCAAAAGCAATATTTTGTACATGTTACTGCTGAATACGATAAAGTTTCGGATATCGAAAATATTGTTGTAGCCGATGGCCCGATTTATTTAAAAGATGTAGCTGATGTATTTTTTGGCGTAAAAGAAGAGACATCAATTAGTCGTATAAACGGATTAGATGCAGTTTCGATGAGCCTGGTGAGTGATTCGCAGGCCAATCTTATCGAACTGTCGCATAACGTGCAGGAAGAGATTGCCGAATTAAACAGAAAACTTGCAGCCAAAGATGTACAAATCGTGGTTCAGACCAACCTGGCCGAAACCATGGAGAAAAATATCGATCAGATTATTGATTTGGCATTGGTTGGAGGTTTACTGGCCATTTTTGTACTATGGATGTTCCTGAAAAATCTGCGCATTGTTTCATTTATTGCACTGGCCATTCCAATATCGGTTTTCACTGCATTTAACCTGTTTTATGCCTTTAATATTTCGCTGAACAGTTTAACACTGGTTGGTCTTGTTTTGGCCATTGGTATGCTGCTCGACAATAGTATTGTGGTGCTCGAAAATATTTATCGGCTCTCCGGGAATAAGGTCAGCCCGGAGCAGGCAGTAACGCAGGGTACTAAAGAAGTTTGGCGCTCGATTGTAGCTGCAACACTAACTACTGTAACAGTATTCCTGCCATTTGTTTTCTCTACCGATTACATGGTGAAACTGCTTGGTAACCATGTTGGTGTATCCATTATTTCCACGCTGATTGTTTCGTTATTTGTGGCCTTGTTGCTAATTCCAATGGCAGCACATTTGTTGCTTCGTGGTAAACGACAGCACAACGTATTTTACGAAAAGGTAACCACCAATAACCGCATTATACAAATTTATATTCTGCTGCTAAAAGCCAGTATGCGCGTGCCGGCACGTACCATAATTGGTGCGTTGGTATTCTTCTTTTTAACCGTATTTATTGTGTTGGCAATTAGTGTTACCAACTTGCAGGAGGTTGAAGAAGAGCAATTCAATGTATACGTTACCATGCCAACCGGAACAACTTTGGAGGCTACTGATAAAGTGGTTGCTGATGTTGAAAGCCGTTTGGAGGATATTGCTGAAAAGCAGGATCTGTCGGCAAATATAGAGGCTGAAGAAGCAATTCTAACATTCATTCTTCGCGAAGATTATAAAGATATTGATGACCGAACGATTGCCGAAATTAAAAATGATGTTGAGGAACGCATTGGCAATGTTTCACAAGGAGAAGTAAGTCTTGAAGCACCAACATCAAGTGCAAGTTTCCGTGGCGGCGGCGGCGGCCGTTCCGGAACGCAAGGTTTCCAGCAGTTTATGGGAATTGGATCGAACCAGGAACGCGTGGTTATTAAAGGCGAAAACTTTGAGGTAATGAAAGGTGTGGCAGAAGATCTGCTTTATTACATCGAAGACCTGGAATCCATTCGCCGGGCAAATATCAGCGTGTCGAATAACCGACCCGAAGTACACATGTATTTCAACCAAATGCTGCTTACCGAGTATGGAATTACGCTTCAAAATATTATGTCGGAGCTGGGAACGTTTACACGCGAGTTTACCTCGGGTGTGAATTTCAAACAGGGAACAGACGAATACGAAATTGTAATAAAAGAAAAATTGCCCGATGGTGTTGACGAAGAAGATGATACGAAAGGAATTGAAGACCTTCGTCGCCTGCAGGTTAGCAATGCCCAGGGTGCCACTTACGATATGGACGAACTGGCTGATATGGTGTATGCCGAAGGTATGGCCAGCGTTACGCGCGTAAACCAGGAAAAACAAATTGAATTAACCTACAGTTTTGTTGACGAAGCCAGCGAATCGAATGATTTGCTTGAAGCTTATCGTCTTGAAATTGACGATATTATTGGCGCCTACAAACTGCCTTCGGGAGTTGCTGTTGAGGTGATTCACGAAGAAGATCAGTATGCCGAATTTAAGTTTCTGATTGCTGCGGCTTTCATCCTTATTCTAATGATTTTGGCATCGGTTTTCGAATCGGTATCAACACCGTTTGTGCTGATTTTCTCTATTCCGCTGGCTGCTATCGGATCATTCCTGGCACTTATTTTTACAGGGAACAGCCTGTTCAATGCTAACACATTAATGGGCTTTATTATTCTGATTGGAGTGGTGGTGAACAACGGGATTATCCTAATTGATTACACCAACATACTCCGAAAACGTGGATTCCGGAAATCGCGTGCTTTAATGGCCGCAGGGCTTTCGCGTGTTCGCCCGATTTTGATTACGGCAATTACAACTATTGTTGCCTTATTTCCGCTGGCAATGGGACAGGCTGAATATGTTGGAGCCATTGGTGCTCCGTTTGCAATTACGGTAATTGGTGGTTTGGCATTAAGTACGCTGCTTACTTTGGTTTTCATTCCAACTTTGTATGCCGGAATGGAAAATGCGCTCGATTGGATTAAGTCCTTGCATCTTGGCCTAAAACTGGGAATGCTGGCTGTGTTTATACTTGGAGCCATTTTTATCTACCTGAAAGTGGATAGTTTTGTTTGGCAATTGCTCGACTTTGTTTTGCTTATTGTTTTAGTACCTGGTGTTGTAGCCTTTACCATGACCAGCTTGCGGCAGGCCAGCGAAAAGGTTGTGGACGAAAATGAACCCATTAGGATTAAAGTACAAAGACTGGTAAAAATTTACGACCGCGACTCACGTTTTATGCGCGAGTGGAAATCGGGATTAAAAATTCGTGAACGTGCCGGTTTGACAAAAGATTATAAACACCTACGCGATTTTTCAGATCTCATCTGGCAGGTACCATTGTTTATTTTCGTTACTTATTTTACCTTCTTCTACATTGAAAGTCATTTGTGGATGTGGGTATTGTCGCACGGAGTATTCTTCTTCCTGTTCTTGCTGCGAGTGCCACTAAATCAGGTACTCATAAACAAATATGAAGCAACAGGCAAGACTTTTTATCTTAAATTGAATAAGTGGATTTACAACACGCTGTTTTGGATTGTGCCATTGGTTTTCCTTTTCTACTTCTTCAGAGATTGGGACAACCTGGGTATGGTAATTTTCATAGCAATTATCTGGTATATTCTGTTGGTGTTCTATGCAACGGCAGAGTACATCCACAATAAAGATGTAAACATTGCCCGTATTGAAGGGCGTTTTGGAGGTTTGCGCCGTGGTTACTTCAACATGGTTCGGCAAATTCCGGTTATCGGAAAACGCAAAAAACCTTTCCGGGCGCTGAACGGTGTTACGCTGGAAATTAAAACCGGTATGTTTGGTTTACTTGGACCAAACGGTGCCGGTAAATCAACCATGATGAGGATTATTACCGGAGTGCTCGAACAGAGTTACGGTAAAATCTGGATTAACGGAATGGATACGCAAAAGTACCGCGAAGAATTGCAGGGATTGATTGGTTATTTGCCACAGGCTTTTGGTACTTACGAAAATATGTCGGCCTGGGAATTTCTCGATTATCAGGCAATTCTGAAAGGTATAAAAGATACCAAAACCCGCGAAGACCGCTTGGAATATGTACTAAAAAGTGTGCATATGTGGGAACGCCGCAAAGATAAAATTGGCGCATTCTCGGGCGGAATGAAACAACGTATTGGTATTGCACAAATTCTGCTGAATCTGCCGCGTATTTTGGTGGTTGACGAACCTACCGCCGGTCTCGACCCACGCGAGCGTATTCGTTTCCGGAACTTGCTGGTAGAGCTGAGCCGCGAGCGGATCGTAATTTTCTCGACACACATTATCGAGGATATTTCGAGCTCGTGTAACCAGGTAGCAGTAATTAACCGCGGTAACCTGAAATATTTCGGAACACCAAACGATATGGTTAATATGGGTAATAATTTTGTTTGGCAGTTCTCGGTTCCGGCCAAGGAATTTGATAATATGGCCAATAAACAAATGATTGTTCACCATATGCGCGATGGCGAAAATATTAAGTTGCGTTGTTTGGCTAAAGAAAAACCCGCGCCCGACGCTGTTAGTGTATTGCCAAATCTTGAGGATGCTTATTTGTGTTTGTTAAAAGACTTTGTTTAA
- a CDS encoding peptidase U32 family protein, which yields MERREVEIMAPVGSYESLMAAIQGGAGSVYFGVENLNMRSRSSNNFNLDDLRKIVKIATENKVKTYLTMNVEIFDGELDKMHEVIDAAKEAGVSAVIAADVSVIQYARSIGLEVHISTQVNITNIEAVKFYSNFADVVVLAREMNLGRVWEISDQIKKQNITGPNGELMKIEMFVHGALCMATSGKCYLSLHEMNSSANRGACLQTCRRAYTVTDKETGAELEIDNEYIMSPKDLKTIHFLNKILDAGVSVLKIEGRARSPEYVKTVAQCYREAVDAYFDESFTEEKVEDWNNRLQTVFNRGFWDGYYLGQRLGEWSKNYGSRASKRKLYIGKCTNYFKKIGVAEFKLETNNLKVGDEIIITGPTTGVFQTNVSEIRFDLQPVEEGFKGQRISVPIDAVTRRADKLFKVVDASQVKERK from the coding sequence ATGGAAAGAAGAGAAGTGGAAATAATGGCGCCCGTAGGATCGTACGAATCGTTGATGGCGGCCATTCAGGGAGGAGCTGGATCGGTTTATTTTGGTGTGGAAAACCTGAATATGCGTTCGCGCTCGTCGAACAATTTCAATCTCGACGACCTTCGTAAAATTGTAAAAATTGCTACAGAGAATAAGGTAAAAACTTACCTTACCATGAACGTGGAAATTTTTGATGGCGAACTGGATAAAATGCACGAAGTTATCGATGCCGCCAAAGAAGCCGGTGTTTCTGCAGTAATTGCTGCCGATGTTTCGGTAATTCAATATGCGCGTTCCATAGGTCTCGAAGTTCATATTTCTACGCAGGTAAATATTACCAATATCGAGGCCGTAAAGTTCTATTCCAACTTTGCCGATGTGGTGGTGCTGGCGCGCGAAATGAACCTGGGGCGTGTTTGGGAAATCAGTGACCAGATTAAAAAGCAAAATATTACCGGGCCAAACGGCGAACTGATGAAAATTGAAATGTTTGTGCACGGTGCTTTGTGTATGGCTACCAGTGGTAAATGTTACCTGAGCTTACACGAAATGAACTCGTCGGCAAACCGGGGTGCCTGCTTGCAAACCTGCCGCCGTGCCTACACCGTAACCGACAAAGAAACCGGTGCCGAACTGGAGATCGACAACGAGTATATTATGTCGCCCAAAGATTTGAAAACCATTCATTTTCTGAATAAAATACTCGATGCCGGTGTTTCGGTACTTAAAATCGAGGGCCGTGCACGGTCTCCCGAATATGTAAAAACCGTTGCACAATGCTACCGCGAGGCTGTTGATGCGTATTTCGATGAGTCGTTTACCGAAGAGAAAGTGGAAGATTGGAACAACCGTTTGCAAACCGTGTTTAACCGCGGATTTTGGGATGGTTATTACCTTGGTCAGCGACTGGGTGAGTGGAGTAAAAACTACGGCTCGAGAGCAAGTAAACGCAAGTTGTATATTGGGAAATGTACCAACTATTTCAAAAAAATAGGAGTGGCCGAATTTAAGCTCGAAACCAATAACCTGAAAGTTGGCGATGAGATAATAATAACCGGCCCCACAACAGGCGTATTTCAAACAAATGTTAGCGAAATCCGTTTTGATTTGCAGCCGGTTGAGGAGGGTTTTAAAGGGCAACGAATTTCTGTACCCATTGATGCTGTAACCCGCAGAGCAGATAAACTTTTTAAAGTTGTTGATGCCTCGCAAGTAAAAGAGCGAAAGTAG
- a CDS encoding efflux RND transporter periplasmic adaptor subunit, with protein sequence MKHIKLLILLGVVVAAMSCNNQTGSESTELAVPVSVENIKLKSIQQFVSTTGTAKAVYETELSSEIEGNYILQTNPKTGRKFQLGDRVEKGQVIVKLENAEYLNGLNIESTKLNLEISEQEYEKQKSLYEKGGVTLLEMRNSEVSMITAQNNFESAEIQLAKMQVVAPFSGIIVALPYYTEGVRVSAGESMVSLMSYNKMYVEINLPEKNISDVTTGQEVMITNYTLTEDTLTGHVTELSPIISDETRTFAGKLEIDNPELKLRPGMFIKANIITAQKDSAVVIPKDVIMTGSRGKYVFIVGRNSAANDRRITTGISNQDEIEVIEGLSQNDRLIIKGFETLRDNSKVKVIL encoded by the coding sequence ATGAAGCATATAAAATTACTTATCCTGTTAGGTGTTGTTGTTGCAGCAATGTCTTGTAACAACCAAACCGGTTCTGAATCAACTGAGTTAGCTGTTCCTGTTTCAGTTGAAAATATTAAACTTAAAAGCATTCAACAATTTGTAAGCACTACCGGAACAGCAAAAGCCGTGTACGAAACAGAACTGAGTTCTGAAATTGAAGGAAATTACATTTTGCAGACCAACCCAAAAACGGGGCGCAAATTTCAATTGGGCGACCGTGTTGAAAAAGGGCAGGTTATTGTAAAACTTGAGAATGCAGAATACCTGAATGGTTTAAATATTGAGTCGACAAAACTGAACCTTGAAATTTCGGAGCAGGAATACGAAAAACAAAAATCGTTGTACGAAAAAGGAGGTGTTACATTGCTCGAAATGCGTAACTCTGAAGTGTCGATGATTACCGCTCAGAATAATTTTGAGAGTGCCGAGATTCAGTTGGCAAAAATGCAGGTTGTGGCTCCTTTCTCCGGAATTATCGTTGCGCTGCCATACTACACCGAAGGCGTTCGTGTGTCGGCCGGCGAAAGTATGGTTAGCCTGATGAGCTACAACAAAATGTATGTTGAAATTAACTTGCCCGAGAAAAATATTTCGGATGTAACCACCGGACAGGAAGTAATGATTACAAACTATACGCTTACAGAAGATACGCTTACCGGACATGTTACCGAGTTGTCGCCAATTATCAGCGACGAAACACGCACATTTGCAGGTAAACTCGAAATTGATAATCCAGAGCTAAAACTACGCCCCGGAATGTTTATAAAAGCCAACATTATTACTGCCCAAAAAGACAGTGCTGTAGTTATCCCGAAAGATGTGATTATGACCGGTTCGCGCGGAAAATATGTATTTATTGTTGGACGTAACAGCGCCGCCAACGATCGTCGAATCACCACAGGTATTTCAAATCAAGATGAAATTGAAGTTATTGAAGGCCTCAGCCAGAACGACCGTTTGATTATAAAAGGATTTGAAACACTCCGCGATAATTCAAAAGTGAAAGTGATTTTATAG